The Blautia obeum ATCC 29174 region ATAATAGTGAATACTGAGCCGGAGACAGCTGAAAAACGATTCGAAACTGTATTGGCAGTAATTTGCCGCGTATGATTGAAAAACAGTAAGATTTCAGCTCTTTCCAGGGACAGTAATCTGAATCATTAAAATTCATATTTTGCACGGTATCCGTGTCAAAAAAATCTTTGTGGATTTTTCCGTCAATTGTGAAGTTGCTGAAAGTAGTAATGGATGCTTCTACCAGAGAAAAAGAATCGAAGGTATCTCCGATCAGTAACTGATTCATGAAGCTTTTGACATCGTTGATTTTAAGTGCAAGCATTTTGAACTCCCATAAT contains the following coding sequences:
- a CDS encoding DUF5721 family protein, which codes for MLALKINDVKSFMNQLLIGDTFDSFSLVEASITTFSNFTIDGKIHKDFFDTDTVQNMNFNDSDYCPWKELKSYCFSIIRGKLLPIQFRIVFQLSPAQYSLLFADSSFQISTDQIRGLNLNLQYKNNELFCTTGISSDTFLLDRHPEITWDSAVPKFFQKHRLDFDRL